The following proteins are co-located in the Haloarcula marismortui ATCC 43049 genome:
- a CDS encoding LVIVD repeat-containing protein: MRRRTVLRRLALAGTGVGLAAGTTRGHPTPTGDGTAEPAASDTPTGEDPLGVLEMETVYEVVTSPDGHTAYVATGDGVALVDLVTPTSPRLLSRRTDLLADSENGPIQRVQDLAVSGSRLLAAGPAHPADGAHGFVVFDVSDRQDPSRIAGLELDTRIHNCHFDGRYAYLTANDRDGNPLLVVDVDAEQEVGDWSLLDAGDAWTDVPTSLWPLHDVWVQHDRAYLAYWDGGTWVVDVSDPSDISLVSKVRGRPPEDLAAIEDPGTERSEPPGNDHFVTVNEDASLLGVGGESWDLGDDDSGGPSGIELYDISDPTDAELLSTLDPPPTSDPSPGGILTTAHNFELTDNRCYSAWYNGGVRVHDLTDPTAPELAFEWRDTETTSFWTAQRAAGCFVAGSTNASQGTEVQPGLYTFPDPQIRTPTPTDDEAGNATDADGTSLGVGGPGFGVGSAVAAVGLAAWRARRRRD, encoded by the coding sequence ATGCGCCGCCGGACGGTCCTCCGACGACTCGCCCTCGCAGGAACAGGTGTCGGTCTCGCGGCGGGAACGACTCGCGGCCATCCGACGCCGACCGGTGACGGGACGGCCGAGCCAGCGGCCTCCGACACCCCGACCGGCGAGGACCCACTGGGCGTGCTGGAGATGGAGACGGTGTACGAGGTCGTCACCAGTCCCGACGGCCACACGGCCTACGTCGCAACGGGTGACGGCGTCGCGCTCGTTGACCTCGTCACGCCGACCAGTCCTCGACTGCTCAGCCGCCGAACCGATCTGCTGGCCGACAGCGAGAATGGACCGATACAGCGCGTCCAGGACCTCGCCGTCAGCGGTTCGCGGCTATTGGCTGCTGGTCCCGCTCACCCCGCTGACGGCGCCCACGGCTTCGTCGTCTTCGACGTGAGCGACCGGCAGGACCCGTCCCGAATCGCGGGCCTCGAACTGGACACGCGCATCCACAACTGCCACTTCGACGGCCGCTACGCCTATCTGACCGCGAACGACCGCGACGGCAACCCCCTGCTCGTCGTCGATGTCGACGCCGAACAGGAAGTCGGCGACTGGTCGCTGTTAGACGCCGGCGACGCCTGGACCGACGTGCCGACGAGCCTCTGGCCGCTACACGACGTGTGGGTGCAACACGACCGGGCGTACTTGGCGTACTGGGACGGCGGGACGTGGGTCGTGGACGTGTCGGACCCGAGCGACATCTCGCTCGTCTCGAAGGTCCGCGGTCGGCCTCCCGAAGACCTCGCCGCCATCGAGGACCCCGGGACCGAACGGAGCGAGCCGCCGGGCAACGACCACTTCGTGACGGTCAATGAGGACGCGTCGCTGCTGGGCGTCGGCGGCGAATCATGGGACCTTGGCGACGACGACAGCGGCGGCCCCAGCGGCATCGAGCTGTACGACATCAGCGACCCGACCGACGCTGAACTGCTGTCCACGCTCGACCCGCCGCCGACCTCGGACCCATCGCCGGGTGGCATCCTCACGACGGCACACAACTTCGAACTGACCGACAACCGCTGTTACTCGGCGTGGTACAACGGCGGGGTCCGGGTCCACGACCTGACGGACCCGACCGCGCCTGAACTCGCGTTCGAGTGGCGCGACACTGAAACGACCTCGTTCTGGACCGCCCAGCGCGCCGCCGGCTGTTTCGTCGCCGGGAGCACGAACGCGAGCCAGGGGACGGAGGTCCAGCCCGGACTGTACACGTTCCCGGACCCCCAGATACGGACGCCAACGCCCACGGACGACGAGGCGGGCAACGCTACCGACGCTGACGGCACCTCCCTTGGCGTCGGCGGCCCCGGCTTCGGCGTCGGGTCGGCAGTCGCGGCGGTCGGACTCGCAGCGTGGCGCGCCCGACGCCGGCGCGACTGA
- a CDS encoding response regulator produces METEGSLSILHVDDDAELGALVELYLEREDSGLDCTVTTETNPETALSLIRSSETNFDCIVSDYDMPEMNGIDFLEAIRETHPELPVLLFSGEETGDVAAEIIQAGVTDYLKKSVGTDQYTSLIRRVEHAVDSDGSFETGNEVKLSGVGVIGTDERFERVGETYASYYGYESEELVGKHWSELHPSNEVQHIRTHVIPAVRSGGKWTGQSKGLRADETTFTESKMVTALEDGRMLIAVDEIDDSGLAE; encoded by the coding sequence ATGGAGACAGAAGGGTCACTCTCAATACTCCATGTTGACGATGACGCGGAATTGGGAGCGCTCGTGGAATTGTATCTTGAGCGAGAGGACAGCGGCCTCGATTGTACTGTCACGACAGAGACGAACCCCGAAACCGCGCTATCGCTGATTCGGTCGTCGGAGACGAACTTCGATTGTATCGTCAGCGATTACGATATGCCGGAGATGAACGGTATCGACTTCCTCGAAGCCATCCGGGAGACCCATCCGGAGCTGCCGGTGTTGCTGTTCTCCGGGGAGGAAACCGGCGATGTCGCCGCCGAAATCATTCAGGCCGGTGTCACAGACTATCTCAAGAAATCCGTTGGAACCGACCAGTACACGTCGCTCATCCGCCGAGTCGAACACGCCGTCGATTCGGACGGGAGCTTCGAGACGGGCAACGAAGTCAAACTCAGCGGCGTCGGCGTCATCGGCACGGACGAGCGGTTCGAGCGAGTCGGCGAGACCTACGCCTCGTACTACGGCTACGAGTCGGAGGAACTCGTCGGCAAGCACTGGTCGGAACTCCACCCAAGCAACGAAGTCCAGCACATCAGGACGCACGTCATTCCTGCCGTCAGAAGCGGCGGGAAGTGGACCGGCCAGAGCAAAGGGTTGCGGGCCGACGAAACTACCTTCACCGAGTCGAAGATGGTGACGGCGCTTGAAGACGGACGGATGCTGATCGCCGTCGACGAAATCGACGATTCGGGACTGGCCGAATAG
- a CDS encoding TIGR01548 family HAD-type hydrolase has translation MQVDAVVLDIDGVLVDVADSYRRAIIESIERVYGDTIEKAAVQQFKDAGGFNNDWELTYAAALFVLAGRESTVADIAAFTDAIAERGGGLDAAEAVVRDLLDDPAEDRVFDAWNREQLRDVFQTLYLGTDRYRDIEGGEPPFTAPGYIHDEPLLVDGETLSALQDRFAVGVVTGRPAAEADIALERVGLDLPAEHRFTMDDWEEGKPHPAALQTLAERFDAERVAFAGDTLDDVATAVNADAADDDRVYYGIGVLTGGLTGDAGRQTFANNGASAVIESVTDLPELLDAV, from the coding sequence ATGCAAGTCGACGCGGTCGTCCTCGACATCGACGGCGTGCTGGTGGACGTGGCCGACTCCTATCGCCGAGCGATTATCGAATCCATCGAGCGGGTGTACGGCGACACGATCGAGAAGGCGGCAGTCCAGCAGTTCAAGGACGCCGGCGGGTTCAACAACGACTGGGAACTGACCTATGCGGCCGCGCTGTTCGTTCTCGCCGGCCGCGAGTCCACTGTCGCAGATATAGCGGCGTTCACCGACGCTATCGCCGAACGCGGCGGTGGCCTCGACGCGGCCGAAGCGGTGGTTCGTGACCTGCTGGATGACCCCGCGGAAGACCGAGTCTTCGACGCTTGGAACCGCGAACAGCTCCGGGATGTGTTCCAGACGCTGTATCTCGGAACCGACCGCTACCGGGATATCGAGGGCGGCGAGCCACCGTTTACCGCGCCGGGCTACATCCATGACGAGCCGTTGCTGGTCGACGGCGAGACGCTATCGGCTCTGCAGGACCGTTTCGCCGTCGGCGTCGTCACCGGCCGACCGGCGGCCGAAGCCGACATCGCGCTGGAGCGGGTCGGCCTCGACCTGCCCGCAGAGCACCGCTTCACGATGGATGACTGGGAGGAGGGCAAACCCCACCCCGCCGCCCTGCAGACGCTCGCCGAGCGCTTCGACGCCGAGCGGGTCGCCTTTGCCGGCGACACCCTTGACGACGTGGCGACGGCAGTCAACGCCGATGCAGCCGACGACGACCGCGTCTACTACGGCATCGGCGTCTTGACCGGCGGGCTGACCGGCGATGCCGGCCGCCAGACGTTCGCCAACAACGGCGCGAGTGCCGTCATCGAGTCGGTCACCGACCTGCCCGAGCTTCTCGACGCGGTATAA
- the npdG gene encoding NADPH-dependent F420 reductase, whose protein sequence is MDIALLGGTGDIGQGLALRWADDTNHTIIIGSRKAQKAANKAEEYETELASRGHDDVSIAGLVNEDAAARADVVVAAVPAYHLTDTIDAVADELDDTTLVAPAVGMQRDEDGFHYNRPGAGSVTQLAANAAPDDTPVVGAFHNLAAGRLANLDADLNWDTIVVGDDTDAKDTVCELAEGIEGLRALDGGPLANAAEIEGLTPLLINVARHNDGLHDLGVRFQ, encoded by the coding sequence ATGGACATCGCGTTGCTTGGCGGTACTGGAGACATCGGCCAAGGCCTTGCCCTCCGCTGGGCTGACGACACCAACCACACGATCATCATCGGCTCCCGGAAAGCCCAGAAAGCGGCGAACAAAGCCGAGGAGTACGAGACAGAACTGGCCAGCCGCGGCCACGACGACGTATCAATCGCCGGGCTGGTGAACGAGGACGCCGCCGCCCGCGCCGACGTGGTTGTCGCCGCCGTCCCGGCCTACCACCTTACCGACACCATCGACGCCGTTGCCGACGAACTCGACGACACAACCCTTGTGGCCCCCGCCGTCGGGATGCAACGCGACGAGGACGGCTTCCACTACAACCGCCCCGGTGCCGGCAGCGTCACGCAACTGGCCGCCAACGCCGCCCCCGATGACACGCCTGTTGTCGGCGCGTTCCACAACCTCGCGGCCGGTCGTCTTGCCAACCTCGACGCCGACCTGAACTGGGACACCATTGTCGTCGGCGACGACACCGACGCCAAAGACACCGTCTGTGAACTCGCCGAGGGCATCGAGGGGCTTCGTGCCCTCGACGGCGGCCCGCTCGCTAACGCCGCCGAAATTGAGGGACTGACGCCGCTGCTCATCAACGTCGCCCGCCACAACGACGGCCTGCATGACCTGGGCGTGCGGTTCCAATAG
- a CDS encoding thioredoxin family protein — translation MTVTLKDFYADWCGPCKTQDPILEDLEEEWADVEFEKINVDEEQDVANEYQVRSLPTLIIENDDGIVERFVGVTQADDIDDALQQASA, via the coding sequence ATGACGGTTACACTGAAGGACTTCTACGCGGACTGGTGCGGCCCTTGCAAAACGCAGGACCCGATCCTCGAAGACCTCGAAGAGGAGTGGGCGGACGTTGAGTTCGAGAAGATCAACGTCGACGAGGAACAGGACGTTGCCAACGAGTATCAGGTACGTTCCCTGCCGACGCTCATCATCGAGAACGACGACGGCATCGTCGAGCGCTTCGTCGGCGTCACGCAGGCCGACGACATCGACGACGCGCTGCAGCAGGCCTCGGCGTAA
- a CDS encoding UPF0146 family protein codes for MYDVTDTTGPLVDRLASVDSVVEVGIGNHPDVADALAEQGVDVTATDIVEREAPDGVRFVVDDILKPDRSVYVDADIVFARNLPPELHRPTLTVAEAVGAAFWFTTLGGDQPTVAVEREQLPGGETLYRAKDSKALE; via the coding sequence TTGTACGACGTGACCGACACCACCGGCCCGCTTGTCGACCGACTGGCGTCTGTCGATTCCGTCGTCGAGGTCGGCATCGGAAACCACCCTGACGTAGCCGATGCTCTGGCCGAGCAGGGCGTAGATGTGACCGCAACGGATATCGTCGAACGGGAGGCCCCCGACGGGGTGCGGTTCGTCGTGGATGACATCCTCAAACCCGACCGCTCGGTGTATGTGGATGCAGACATCGTGTTCGCCCGGAACCTCCCGCCTGAACTGCACCGGCCGACGTTGACCGTTGCCGAGGCCGTTGGGGCCGCGTTCTGGTTCACGACGCTGGGCGGCGACCAGCCAACGGTCGCCGTCGAGCGGGAGCAGCTCCCGGGCGGGGAGACGCTGTACCGGGCGAAAGATAGCAAGGCGCTTGAGTGA
- a CDS encoding preprotein translocase subunit Sec61beta has translation MSGSDGGGLMSSAGLVRYFDAEDQNTIRIDPRTIVATGVMFGLLMLVLNAMIV, from the coding sequence ATGAGTGGTAGCGACGGCGGCGGACTGATGTCCAGTGCGGGACTGGTCCGGTATTTCGACGCTGAAGACCAGAACACGATCCGTATCGACCCTCGAACAATCGTCGCGACCGGCGTCATGTTCGGGCTGTTGATGCTCGTGCTGAACGCGATGATCGTGTAG
- a CDS encoding DUF7532 family protein, whose translation MHFTQREQQALRDAGVEQATIEAASDAVVEATDDAAGELEAFFDGRETVYSDMDIAHSSSEIQEHTVEYCDLFTHADDIRGYLRFDTWGVPVEGGRILSEEKVELSLGPTVHGRVRFAADEDAL comes from the coding sequence ATGCACTTCACGCAACGCGAACAGCAGGCGCTCCGCGATGCTGGCGTTGAGCAAGCGACCATCGAAGCGGCCTCCGACGCGGTGGTCGAAGCCACCGACGACGCGGCCGGAGAACTGGAAGCCTTCTTCGACGGCCGCGAGACCGTGTACTCCGATATGGATATCGCTCACAGTTCCAGCGAGATTCAGGAACACACCGTCGAATACTGCGACCTGTTCACCCACGCCGACGACATCCGGGGCTATCTGCGCTTCGACACCTGGGGCGTTCCGGTCGAGGGCGGACGCATTCTGAGCGAGGAGAAGGTCGAGCTCTCGCTCGGGCCGACAGTCCACGGACGGGTCCGCTTTGCCGCCGACGAGGACGCGCTATGA
- a CDS encoding DUF402 domain-containing protein, whose product MTVRVRGIYATALTRLLREAGHEVVQASGPIEDRFDGEFADERAAVTVTTTDDQQGVGVIGDHDAAAAVTDRLTELGRDTLHWSDPTPEGAIYAGTVTDTLGSGAVVDLGDGEGFLPYSSSDERVETGDTLRVQVVEASAPWTDGRPVLDTTVAVRGSLLSLVRGETASTPGTGGPAMLDLIAAEPRDGWGVSWESASEDASFDALAAALDAANDRAAAIDASLDGADAPEDCAPTRYDEGRSTVWLWFGRESRFALDEVRREVTSTMPGHHRVKAGDRAASAAVDYVEALCDDPETGETDFPFAVTTRQFGPQVGGSLSLGHGKPDGRLITLGNGEVQSVDDDGTVTIEREMSPGGTYDALGVPKEAGDIAETKVKEGRWWYPTVYRDSDGEKKGTYVNVCTPVEIFPDTARYVDLHVDVVKHADGAVERVDDDELDAAVERGHISEPLAERARSVAAAVKSALE is encoded by the coding sequence ATGACCGTCCGGGTCAGGGGCATCTACGCAACGGCGCTGACCCGGCTACTGCGCGAGGCGGGCCACGAGGTCGTGCAGGCGTCGGGGCCCATCGAGGACCGCTTCGACGGCGAGTTCGCCGACGAGCGGGCGGCGGTCACCGTGACGACGACGGACGACCAGCAGGGCGTCGGTGTCATCGGTGACCACGACGCTGCCGCGGCCGTTACCGACCGCCTGACCGAACTCGGGCGAGATACGCTCCACTGGAGCGACCCGACGCCCGAGGGCGCTATCTACGCCGGCACGGTGACGGATACGCTGGGGAGCGGCGCCGTCGTCGACCTTGGCGACGGCGAGGGGTTTCTCCCGTACTCGTCTTCGGACGAGCGCGTCGAGACGGGCGATACGCTCCGGGTGCAGGTCGTCGAAGCGAGCGCGCCGTGGACCGACGGCCGCCCCGTGCTGGACACGACCGTCGCGGTCCGCGGGTCGCTGCTCTCGCTCGTGCGCGGCGAGACCGCCAGCACACCGGGGACTGGCGGCCCGGCGATGCTGGACCTCATCGCCGCGGAGCCCCGGGACGGCTGGGGCGTCTCGTGGGAGTCGGCGAGCGAGGACGCGAGTTTCGACGCGCTGGCTGCGGCACTCGACGCCGCCAACGACCGTGCGGCGGCCATCGATGCATCGCTCGACGGGGCCGACGCGCCCGAGGACTGCGCGCCGACCCGTTACGACGAGGGACGTTCGACGGTGTGGCTGTGGTTCGGCCGCGAGAGCCGGTTCGCCCTCGACGAGGTCCGCCGCGAGGTGACGTCGACGATGCCGGGCCACCACCGCGTGAAGGCCGGGGACCGCGCGGCCAGCGCCGCTGTGGACTACGTCGAAGCGCTGTGTGATGACCCCGAAACCGGCGAGACGGACTTCCCCTTCGCCGTAACGACCCGGCAGTTCGGCCCGCAGGTCGGCGGGTCGCTGTCGCTGGGTCACGGCAAGCCCGACGGCCGACTCATCACGCTAGGCAATGGCGAGGTCCAGTCCGTCGATGACGACGGAACGGTGACCATCGAGCGCGAGATGAGTCCCGGCGGCACCTACGACGCGCTGGGCGTCCCGAAGGAGGCCGGCGACATCGCTGAAACGAAGGTTAAGGAGGGGCGGTGGTGGTACCCGACGGTGTACCGCGACAGCGACGGCGAGAAGAAGGGCACGTACGTCAACGTCTGCACGCCCGTCGAGATATTCCCCGACACCGCTCGGTACGTCGACCTCCACGTCGACGTGGTGAAACACGCTGACGGGGCCGTCGAGCGGGTCGACGACGACGAACTCGACGCGGCCGTCGAGCGCGGCCACATCTCCGAGCCGCTGGCCGAGCGCGCCCGGAGTGTCGCCGCCGCTGTCAAGAGCGCACTGGAGTGA